One genomic window of Nicotiana sylvestris chromosome 10, ASM39365v2, whole genome shotgun sequence includes the following:
- the LOC104222476 gene encoding zinc-finger homeodomain protein 2-like produces the protein MEFDEEHEDQEDEIANISQIPATTENNYQEFGEGGPISQAAATLRKNNVPSPRYRECLKNHAVGIGGQAVDGCGEFLPAGEEGTLDALKCAACNCHRNFHRKEVEGEILNFHHTTPPPILHHPAHHYPYRYLQRPLALPSVSSREDIEDYVSNPTSSGGGGSGSRKRFRTKFTQDQKEKMFAFAEGLGWRIQKENDAAVQQFCAETNIRRQVFKVWMHNNKHTLGKKP, from the coding sequence ATGGAATTTGATGAAGAACATGAAGACCAAGAAGATGAAATTGCTAATATTTCTCAAATACCAGCAACAACTGAGAATAATTACCAAGAATTTGGAGAAGGTGGTCCAATTTCACAAGCAGCTGCAACTTTAAGGAAAAACAATGTTCCTAGTCCTAGATATAGAGAGTGCTTAAAAAATCATGCCGTAGGTATAGGTGGACAAGCTGTAGATGGCTGCGGAGAATTTCTGCCTGCAGGTGAAGAAGGTACTTTAGATGCTCTAAAATGTGCTGCTTGTAATTGTCACAGAAATTTCCACCGTAAAGAAGTTGAAGGAGAAATATTAAACTTCCACCACACTACCCCACCACCCATCCTTCACCACCCAGCCCACCACTACCCATATCGTTATCTCCAAAGGCCATTGGCATTACCATCAGTTTCTTCAAGAGAGGATATTGAGGATTATGTATCTAACCCTACTAGTAGTGGTGGGGGTGGGAGTGGTTCGAGAAAAAGGTTTAGGACAAAGTTCACACAAGACCAAAAGGAGAAAATGTTTGCTTTTGCTGAAGGATTGGGATGGCGTATTCAGAAGGAAAATGACGCAGCAGTGCAGCAGTTTTGTGCagagacaaatattaggagacAAGTTTTCAAGGTTTGGATGCACAATAACAAGCACACTCTTGGTAAAAAACCCTAA